In Aequorivita sp. H23M31, a single window of DNA contains:
- a CDS encoding metal ABC transporter permease, with the protein MSSPQIEIQIIAAVVAMACAIPGVFLVLRKMALISDAISHSILPGIVIGFFITQDLNSPLLILFAALVGVLTVVLVEYIQKTGMVKEDTAIGLVFPALFSIGVIMISKNAGDVHLDVDAVLLGELAFAPFDRLMVDGADWGPKSLWIMGSILIVIVSLLLLFFKELKVSTFDAGLSSAMGISPIIIHYGLMSMSSITVVGAFDAVGAILVVALMIAPAATAYLLTEDLKKMIGLSLFFGVVAAISGYWFANWLDASISGSIATTLGIIFLLVYLFAPKKGLISVLYRHKQQRLEVSLITFLLHLNRHDEKRERHINHLQEHIDWQEVQAKKVLDLALKNNLIIVNNDIVSLTKKGLAFTEKSLEYIIENKHEKIDSMKEDFFLFRG; encoded by the coding sequence ATGAGTAGTCCACAGATAGAAATACAGATTATAGCTGCGGTGGTTGCAATGGCCTGTGCAATTCCAGGGGTATTCCTGGTACTTCGGAAAATGGCGCTTATCAGTGATGCTATCAGTCATTCCATTCTGCCCGGTATTGTAATTGGATTTTTTATCACCCAGGATTTAAATTCGCCTTTACTAATTCTTTTTGCAGCTTTAGTGGGGGTTTTGACGGTTGTATTGGTTGAATACATCCAAAAAACCGGAATGGTAAAGGAGGACACTGCAATTGGTTTGGTTTTCCCTGCTCTTTTTAGTATTGGGGTAATAATGATTTCAAAGAATGCCGGCGATGTTCATTTGGATGTGGATGCGGTTCTTCTGGGCGAGCTCGCCTTTGCACCTTTTGATAGATTGATGGTTGATGGTGCGGATTGGGGCCCGAAATCTCTTTGGATAATGGGAAGTATTTTGATAGTAATCGTAAGCTTACTACTGCTTTTCTTTAAGGAATTAAAAGTAAGCACTTTCGACGCCGGACTTTCCTCAGCAATGGGAATATCACCAATAATAATTCATTATGGATTGATGTCCATGTCTTCAATTACAGTGGTGGGAGCATTTGATGCCGTCGGAGCAATTCTAGTGGTTGCCCTTATGATTGCACCAGCTGCTACAGCCTATCTGCTTACGGAAGACCTAAAAAAAATGATTGGATTATCACTGTTTTTCGGAGTTGTTGCCGCAATTTCCGGATATTGGTTTGCCAATTGGTTGGACGCTTCCATATCTGGATCGATAGCGACAACCTTGGGAATTATTTTTCTATTGGTATATCTGTTCGCCCCGAAGAAAGGACTTATTTCCGTACTATATAGACATAAACAACAGCGGCTAGAAGTCTCTCTTATCACTTTTCTTTTACATCTAAATCGACACGACGAGAAACGAGAGCGACATATCAATCATTTACAAGAACATATAGATTGGCAAGAAGTGCAGGCTAAGAAAGTATTGGATCTGGCATTAAAAAATAATCTGATCATAGTAAATAATGATATCGTTTCCCTCACAAAAAAGGGATTGGCCTTTACTGAAAAGTCCTTAGAGTATATCATTGAAAACAAACACGAAAAGATTGATTCGATGAAAGAGGATTTTTTCCTTTTCAGAGGATGA
- a CDS encoding Nramp family divalent metal transporter, with protein sequence MKREGHKSLENVHGTIDTSGKKSPWKRLLAFLGPAYLVSVGYMDPGNWATDIAGGSQFGYALLWVLLMSNIMALLLQSLCTRLGVVRGLDLAQASRQSYPRFVNFILYVLAEIAIAATDLAEVIGMAIGLNLLFGLPMIWGVSITVLDSFLLLFLINKGMRKMEAFIIGLIAIIGGSFLIEMFFAKPDMSELITGFIPTLPNDTALYIAIGIIGATVMPHNLYLHSSLVQTRKIDSTKKGIKRALKLNFIDSAIALNLAFFVNAAILILAASVFFKNELYGVAEIQDAYALLEPLLGSNLAPIFFAVALIAAGQSSTLTGTLAGQIVMEGYLNLRIQPWVRRLLTRLVAIIPALFTIIYFGEGATGRLLVLSQVVLSLQLGFAIIPLIHFVSDKKLMKGFHIKLPMKIASWIITLIIVALNGKLVYEEVKNCIIDSDDPIYIWVFVIPIVIGSAILLFYITIRPLIMKRMAERKIPLPHISQSQIGEISTPKPYKYVAIAVDFSTADQKSISSALQLGGKDAIYKLIHVVETPGALLYGSNIDDHETINDEEFLNSYKLELEEQGYSIEVELGFGSPKKVIPKIVNDGDFDLLVLGSHGHKMFKDLMFGTTVDSVRHKVKIPVFIV encoded by the coding sequence ATGAAAAGAGAGGGCCATAAATCCTTGGAGAATGTTCACGGAACGATAGACACATCGGGAAAGAAATCTCCTTGGAAAAGGCTGCTCGCTTTTCTAGGTCCCGCTTATTTAGTGAGTGTGGGCTATATGGATCCGGGAAACTGGGCCACTGATATTGCAGGTGGTAGTCAGTTTGGGTACGCTCTTTTATGGGTCTTGCTGATGAGCAATATTATGGCTTTGCTCCTTCAAAGTCTTTGTACTCGTCTGGGAGTGGTACGCGGTCTGGATCTGGCACAAGCCTCACGTCAATCTTATCCACGTTTTGTAAATTTCATCTTATATGTTTTAGCCGAAATAGCCATCGCCGCTACTGATTTGGCTGAGGTTATCGGTATGGCAATCGGTCTAAATCTTCTTTTTGGACTACCCATGATTTGGGGCGTTTCCATAACTGTTTTGGATAGTTTCCTTTTGCTATTTCTAATAAACAAGGGAATGCGAAAAATGGAAGCTTTTATAATTGGCCTTATTGCCATTATAGGAGGTTCTTTTCTGATTGAAATGTTCTTTGCAAAACCGGATATGAGCGAACTGATAACCGGTTTTATTCCCACTCTTCCTAATGATACTGCGCTATATATCGCAATCGGAATTATTGGAGCCACGGTAATGCCACATAATCTTTATCTCCACTCTTCCCTAGTGCAGACCCGAAAAATAGACAGTACCAAAAAAGGAATAAAGCGTGCCCTAAAGCTTAATTTTATCGATTCGGCAATTGCGCTCAATCTGGCTTTTTTCGTCAATGCCGCGATTCTCATTTTGGCAGCTTCGGTCTTTTTTAAAAATGAATTGTACGGTGTAGCCGAAATCCAAGATGCATACGCACTTTTGGAACCCTTACTCGGTTCTAATTTGGCACCTATCTTCTTTGCTGTTGCTCTGATTGCTGCCGGACAAAGTTCTACATTAACAGGAACCTTGGCTGGACAAATTGTGATGGAAGGATATTTAAACCTGCGAATCCAGCCGTGGGTAAGGCGATTGTTAACTCGATTGGTGGCGATAATTCCCGCATTATTTACGATTATTTATTTTGGGGAAGGAGCTACTGGAAGGTTGTTGGTGCTCAGTCAAGTGGTTTTGAGTTTACAATTGGGATTCGCCATTATTCCGTTGATTCACTTTGTAAGTGACAAAAAATTGATGAAGGGTTTTCATATTAAACTTCCTATGAAAATTGCCTCTTGGATCATTACCCTAATAATCGTTGCGCTAAATGGAAAGTTGGTTTATGAAGAAGTCAAAAATTGTATTATAGATTCCGATGACCCTATTTATATATGGGTATTTGTAATTCCAATAGTAATTGGAAGCGCAATTTTGCTTTTTTATATCACCATTCGACCTTTGATTATGAAACGGATGGCAGAGAGAAAAATACCTTTACCACATATTTCCCAATCCCAAATCGGAGAAATTTCCACGCCAAAACCATATAAATATGTTGCCATAGCGGTGGATTTTTCAACGGCGGACCAAAAGAGTATTTCCTCAGCACTTCAATTAGGGGGAAAAGATGCTATTTATAAATTGATTCACGTGGTGGAAACTCCAGGCGCGTTGTTGTACGGAAGTAATATTGATGATCACGAAACTATCAATGACGAAGAATTTTTAAATTCTTATAAACTAGAGCTTGAGGAACAAGGTTATTCCATTGAAGTTGAACTTGGATTTGGTTCTCCCAAAAAAGTAATTCCGAAAATAGTAAATGATGGGGATTTTGATTTGCTGGTGCTAGGAAGTCACGGACATAAAATGTTTAAAGACCTGATGTTCGGTACGACTGTTGACAGTGTAAGGCACAAGGTAAAGATTCCTGTTTTTATTGTTTAG
- a CDS encoding metal ABC transporter permease yields MSITEYFELLWHDYTLRTITLGTAVLGAICGMLGSFAVLRKESLLGDAISHAALPGIALAFIITGAKDSGTLLLGALVSGLVGTYWIRGITSKTHLKSDTALGLILSTFFGFGMLLLTFIQKQPNANQAGLDKYLFGQAATLVESDVRLMIIVTAVSLVVLLLFWKEFKLLLFDPDYTQTIGFNTKFIDVLVTFFIVLAIVLGLQTVGVVLMSAILLAPAAAARQWTNSLSTMVLLAGLVGALSGIFGTAISASQDNLSTGPVIVLVASVFVLFSLIFSPGRGLLFREIRFRKNRKDLELMKTLQFMYDIAIDHENISHPHAIRILNNFQGYTKETLKRLENEGWISIEGQDWAMTQEGFNKAAEMYNQQSINE; encoded by the coding sequence TCACCGAATATTTCGAACTCCTTTGGCACGATTACACGCTGCGTACCATCACCTTAGGTACCGCGGTGCTTGGTGCTATTTGTGGCATGCTGGGTAGTTTTGCGGTATTGCGGAAAGAGAGTTTGTTGGGTGATGCTATTTCCCATGCTGCTCTTCCCGGGATTGCTTTGGCTTTTATTATTACTGGCGCTAAAGATTCGGGAACTTTGTTGTTGGGGGCATTGGTGAGCGGATTGGTGGGAACATATTGGATTCGGGGAATTACCTCAAAAACCCATTTAAAAAGTGATACTGCTTTAGGACTCATCCTTTCTACATTTTTCGGATTTGGAATGTTGCTCTTGACGTTTATTCAAAAACAACCTAACGCCAATCAGGCTGGATTGGACAAATATCTTTTTGGCCAGGCCGCAACATTGGTGGAGAGTGATGTAAGATTAATGATTATTGTAACAGCTGTTTCGCTAGTAGTATTGCTGTTATTTTGGAAGGAATTCAAACTTCTTCTTTTTGATCCGGATTATACTCAAACCATTGGTTTCAACACAAAATTTATAGATGTTCTGGTCACTTTCTTTATTGTTCTTGCTATCGTTTTAGGATTACAGACCGTTGGGGTGGTACTTATGAGTGCTATTTTATTGGCACCTGCAGCAGCAGCAAGACAATGGACAAATAGTTTGAGCACAATGGTTCTTTTGGCGGGATTGGTAGGCGCATTATCGGGAATTTTCGGAACTGCAATCAGTGCCAGTCAGGATAATCTATCAACAGGGCCGGTAATTGTTTTGGTGGCAAGTGTCTTTGTTTTGTTTTCACTTATATTTTCTCCGGGACGAGGTTTGTTGTTTCGTGAGATTCGTTTTAGAAAGAATAGAAAAGATCTTGAACTGATGAAAACGCTTCAGTTTATGTATGATATTGCAATCGATCACGAAAATATTTCCCATCCACACGCAATTCGCATTCTCAATAATTTCCAGGGATACACCAAAGAAACGCTCAAAAGGTTAGAAAATGAAGGCTGGATATCTATAGAAGGTCAAGATTGGGCAATGACCCAAGAAGGTTTTAATAAGGCGGCGGAAATGTATAATCAACAATCAATTAATGAGTAG